From a region of the uncultured Desulfatiglans sp. genome:
- a CDS encoding conserved hypothetical protein (Evidence 4 : Unknown function but conserved in other organisms), giving the protein MGTGWKNPHGVDAVNMAVERAGLVQRKQLPGGGRKGSSPLIIDLRTMTAPHREFSFELTPGWWRSEGPDDPILGLDGPVSVSATLARLGTKFVLEGRVSGRLKVPCDRCLETYSLPVDASFRLFLVLPPAGEDAEEVELTEEDLATDYITTNEIDLAELVREQIYLSLPMKLLCREDCRGICPRCGVNLNEAACRCKEDRTNPAFAKLKTLKIQGD; this is encoded by the coding sequence ATGGGAACCGGATGGAAGAATCCGCATGGTGTCGATGCGGTTAATATGGCCGTCGAACGAGCGGGGCTCGTCCAGCGGAAACAGCTGCCTGGCGGCGGCCGGAAAGGATCCAGCCCGTTGATCATCGATCTGCGAACCATGACTGCACCCCACCGGGAGTTCAGCTTTGAGCTGACGCCGGGCTGGTGGCGGTCCGAAGGCCCGGACGATCCTATTCTGGGGCTGGATGGACCCGTTTCCGTCTCGGCGACTCTGGCCCGATTGGGCACCAAGTTCGTCCTGGAAGGGCGTGTGAGCGGGAGGCTGAAGGTCCCTTGTGACCGATGCCTCGAGACCTACAGCCTTCCGGTCGATGCCTCGTTCCGTTTGTTCCTGGTGCTGCCTCCGGCCGGCGAGGACGCAGAGGAGGTCGAGCTGACCGAGGAGGACCTCGCCACCGATTATATCACCACCAACGAAATCGATCTGGCCGAGCTGGTTCGGGAGCAGATCTATCTGTCTCTGCCGATGAAACTGCTTTGCCGGGAAGACTGCCGGGGGATCTGCCCCCGCTGCGGGGTGAACCTGAACGAAGCGGCTTGCCGCTGCAAGGAAGACCGGACGAATCCGGCCTTTGCGAAATTGAAAACCTTAAAGATCCAAGGAGATTGA
- a CDS encoding hypothetical protein (Evidence 5 : Unknown function), translating into MRVSTYENLGFDKYHKYMANVNKKIKNEKNMFNIVKITCDGAVGIKFLTMVSLFIY; encoded by the coding sequence TTGCGCGTTTCGACCTATGAAAATCTTGGCTTCGATAAATATCACAAATATATGGCAAACGTCAATAAAAAAATAAAAAATGAAAAAAACATGTTTAATATTGTTAAAATAACCTGTGATGGGGCTGTAGGAATTAAATTCTTGACAATGGTAAGTCTATTTATATACTAA
- a CDS encoding conserved hypothetical protein (Evidence 4 : Unknown function but conserved in other organisms) → MLALNPALKSSMWKPRQNLNYYEKLRRSLYEILRDSLERQLMKTALVDSFYNYEREGIEYPFVDRSELKPKSKRMEKESALDNTFIVIFCEGKLQPQHKTYIRFFPENTVIKKNLSYLANFALYKRFHRNLRYFETPGFFDLVEGLLNIDYALLIQQDPTVVKRNRYALTHFHVKIDWPIAEAAQDLAKGLRYIQNHLYENGDKQGRILQNKLFEYYGCHHSVGGRRTAGLIAAQLLRSLDCISTVFVSSSESRSMYKYSESGISKFFLVQLNDRQIEELSGKVGGAPDTFKTGYLYPAGGFSIGIAEARYSHTVYSRPPEDGKLRKLKPAYNWLRLEDEFLHPRITALNAQPISYNWVYSGSPESSLRPSS, encoded by the coding sequence GTGCTCGCTTTAAACCCCGCCCTGAAATCATCTATGTGGAAGCCGCGCCAAAATCTCAATTATTATGAAAAACTCCGACGTTCTCTCTATGAAATCCTCCGAGACTCTCTCGAGCGGCAGCTCATGAAGACCGCCCTGGTCGATTCCTTCTACAATTATGAGAGGGAAGGCATCGAATACCCGTTCGTCGACCGAAGCGAACTCAAACCCAAATCCAAGCGGATGGAAAAGGAATCCGCCCTCGACAACACCTTCATCGTCATCTTCTGCGAAGGGAAGCTCCAGCCGCAGCACAAGACCTATATCCGGTTCTTCCCTGAAAACACCGTCATCAAGAAGAATCTATCCTATCTGGCCAATTTCGCTCTTTACAAGCGATTTCACCGGAACCTGCGCTATTTTGAAACGCCCGGCTTCTTCGACCTCGTGGAGGGGCTGCTCAACATCGACTACGCCCTGTTGATCCAGCAGGACCCCACCGTTGTGAAGCGCAACCGGTACGCCCTCACGCATTTTCATGTCAAGATCGACTGGCCGATCGCCGAGGCCGCCCAGGATCTCGCTAAGGGGCTTCGCTACATCCAGAACCACCTGTACGAAAACGGCGACAAGCAGGGGCGCATCCTGCAGAACAAACTCTTCGAATACTACGGGTGCCACCACAGCGTCGGGGGGAGGCGCACGGCCGGGCTCATCGCCGCGCAGCTTCTCCGATCCCTCGATTGCATATCGACCGTGTTCGTCTCCAGTTCGGAATCCCGCAGCATGTATAAATACTCGGAGTCCGGGATCTCCAAGTTCTTCCTCGTCCAACTCAACGACCGGCAGATCGAGGAGCTCAGCGGGAAGGTGGGAGGAGCCCCGGACACCTTCAAAACCGGCTACCTCTATCCAGCCGGGGGTTTCTCCATCGGCATCGCCGAGGCCCGTTACAGCCATACCGTTTATAGCCGCCCCCCGGAAGACGGCAAGCTCCGCAAGCTCAAACCGGCCTACAATTGGCTGCGGCTGGAAGACGAGTTCCTCCATCCGCGGATCACAGCCCTCAACGCCCAGCCGATCAGCTACAACTGGGTGTACAGCGGCAGCCCCGAATCGTCCCTTAGGCCGTCTTCCTGA
- a CDS encoding conserved hypothetical protein (Evidence 4 : Unknown function but conserved in other organisms), with amino-acid sequence MIGGSCAGHARAAPAGGRDMTSLWLSVQVKAYSGYKADERPTAFEYKGREHRIVEILDRWYGEQDDYFKVRTEERDVHILRCRRGPGVWFLALER; translated from the coding sequence ATGATCGGCGGATCTTGCGCGGGGCATGCTCGAGCGGCCCCTGCCGGGGGAAGGGACATGACATCGTTATGGCTGTCGGTGCAGGTGAAGGCCTACTCGGGGTACAAGGCTGACGAGCGGCCCACCGCCTTCGAGTACAAGGGGAGGGAGCACCGGATCGTGGAGATCCTGGACCGCTGGTATGGGGAGCAGGATGATTATTTCAAGGTTCGCACCGAGGAGCGCGATGTGCACATCCTGCGGTGCCGGCGGGGACCAGGGGTGTGGTTTCTGGCGCTCGAAAGATGA
- a CDS encoding hypothetical protein (Evidence 5 : Unknown function), translating to MATHAADLSGFHPEMVFLANLGVNLHVCLCGDLQVASAQMLDFLDIGQTGTRPAGVGLSTRSV from the coding sequence ATGGCAACCCATGCGGCCGACTTATCTGGTTTCCATCCGGAAATGGTCTTTTTGGCCAATCTCGGCGTCAATCTGCACGTTTGCTTGTGCGGCGACCTGCAGGTCGCCTCCGCGCAAATGCTTGATTTCCTTGATATTGGCCAAACCGGGACCCGCCCCGCAGGGGTGGGACTGAGCACGCGCAGCGTGTAA
- a CDS encoding hypothetical protein (Evidence 5 : Unknown function) has protein sequence MVFLANLGVNLHVCLCGGLQAASAQRLDFLDIGQTGTRPAGVGLSTRSV, from the coding sequence ATGGTCTTTTTGGCCAATCTCGGCGTCAATCTGCACGTTTGCTTGTGCGGCGGCCTCCAGGCCGCCTCCGCGCAAAGGCTTGATTTCCTTGATATTGGCCAAACCGGGACCCGCCCCGCAGGGGTGGGACTGAGCACACGCAGCGTGTAA
- the gltX gene encoding glutamyl-tRNA synthetase (Evidence 2a : Function from experimental evidences in other organisms; PubMedId : 14764088, 2201777, 3015933, 4912521; Product type e : enzyme), with product MTEQKIVTRFPPSPTGYLHIGGARTALFNWLFARRHGGTFILRIEDTDQARSTDEAAQAIIESMEWLGLDWDAGPYFQSRRYDLYNRAIDQLLAEGKAYHCHCSPELLEEKRSAAKAKGLKPKYDGTCRDLGLGPAPGSVVRLKCPTTGTTHFDDLIKGPIRISNEELDDLILRRSDGSPTYHMAVVADDIDLGITHVIRGDDHVNNTPRQIQIYNALGVPTPYYAHVPMILGPDKTRLSKRHGAMSVLAYRDMGYLPHALLNALVRLGWSHGDQEKFTREELIETFSLENVGKSAGVFNLEKLIDLNAQYIRETSDQDLSGLLAPFLDAIGIRDVPARQLEAAVATLKPRCRTLVEMAEAARMYFDEALAYEEKGDKKFLVPEVLPHLEDLARRLKVMETFTEAALEDVFRAYLEERGIKLKEVAQPLRLALTGRTASPGLFEVMAVLGRDEVLRRIDRVLRHIEAKR from the coding sequence ATGACCGAACAGAAGATCGTCACCCGTTTCCCCCCGAGCCCCACCGGTTATCTGCACATCGGCGGCGCCCGGACAGCCCTCTTCAACTGGCTCTTCGCCCGCCGGCACGGCGGGACGTTCATCCTGCGGATCGAAGACACCGACCAGGCGCGATCCACGGACGAGGCCGCACAGGCGATCATCGAATCCATGGAGTGGCTGGGGCTCGACTGGGATGCCGGCCCCTATTTCCAGTCCCGGCGCTATGACCTGTACAACCGCGCCATCGATCAACTGCTCGCCGAGGGCAAGGCCTACCACTGCCACTGCTCCCCCGAGCTCCTGGAAGAAAAGCGCAGCGCCGCCAAGGCCAAGGGCCTCAAACCCAAATATGACGGCACCTGCCGCGATCTCGGGCTCGGACCGGCCCCGGGCTCCGTCGTCAGGCTCAAGTGCCCCACCACAGGGACTACGCATTTCGACGATCTCATCAAGGGGCCGATCCGCATCTCGAACGAGGAACTGGACGACCTCATCCTGCGCCGCTCCGACGGCAGCCCGACCTATCACATGGCGGTGGTGGCCGACGACATCGACCTCGGAATCACCCATGTGATCCGCGGCGACGACCACGTGAACAACACCCCCCGTCAGATCCAGATCTACAACGCCCTCGGGGTACCCACGCCCTACTACGCCCACGTCCCCATGATCCTCGGCCCCGACAAGACCCGCCTCAGCAAACGCCACGGCGCCATGTCGGTCCTCGCCTACCGCGACATGGGCTATCTGCCGCATGCACTTCTGAACGCCCTCGTCCGCCTGGGCTGGTCCCACGGCGACCAGGAGAAATTCACGCGGGAAGAACTCATCGAAACATTCTCGCTCGAAAACGTCGGCAAGTCCGCCGGCGTCTTCAATCTCGAAAAACTCATCGACCTGAATGCACAGTACATCCGCGAAACGTCCGACCAGGACCTGTCCGGACTGCTCGCCCCCTTTCTGGACGCCATCGGCATCCGGGATGTACCGGCCCGACAGCTCGAGGCGGCGGTCGCCACCCTCAAACCACGCTGCAGAACCCTGGTCGAGATGGCTGAGGCCGCCCGGATGTATTTCGATGAAGCGCTGGCCTATGAAGAGAAGGGGGACAAGAAATTCCTGGTCCCCGAGGTCCTGCCCCATCTCGAGGACCTCGCGCGGAGGCTGAAAGTCATGGAGACCTTCACGGAGGCCGCCTTGGAGGACGTGTTCAGGGCCTACCTCGAGGAGCGCGGCATCAAGCTGAAGGAAGTCGCCCAGCCGCTCCGGCTGGCCCTGACCGGCCGAACGGCCAGCCCGGGCCTGTTCGAAGTGATGGCGGTCCTCGGCCGGGACGAGGTGCTGCGGCGGATCGACCGCGTCCTGCGGCATATCGAGGCCAAGCGGTAG
- the mmgC gene encoding Acyl-CoA dehydrogenase, with protein MGYQLTEEQRMIQAMVRDFAREELLPTAAERDRTCEFPRENLRKMGELGLMGMNVPAEYGGAGADTVSYSAAMQEVAYACAATAVIMSVHNSVACGPIYLFGSDSLKETYLKPLAAGRKIGSFALTEPSAGSDPANQHTKAVRDGDSYVITGNKIFISTGKNSDVTVVTAYTDKSKRHRGISAFVVEKGTPGFSVGKEEEKMGLRASDTVELIFDECRVPAGNLLGQEGDGFLIAMASLDGGRIGIASQSVGVAQACLEASVSYARERVQFNKSISQFQGIRWMIADMALEIEAARLLTFNAAAMRDRGENFGAAASMAKLYASEMANRAAYKAIQVHGGYGYMKDFPVERYYRDARVLTIYEGTSEIQRRVIAKYIFGR; from the coding sequence ATGGGCTACCAGTTGACGGAAGAACAGCGGATGATCCAGGCGATGGTCAGGGATTTCGCCCGGGAGGAATTGCTGCCGACGGCGGCCGAGCGGGACCGCACCTGCGAGTTTCCGCGGGAGAATCTGCGCAAGATGGGGGAACTCGGGTTGATGGGGATGAACGTCCCGGCGGAGTATGGGGGCGCGGGGGCCGACACCGTCAGCTACTCGGCGGCGATGCAGGAGGTCGCCTATGCCTGTGCTGCGACGGCGGTCATCATGTCCGTCCACAACTCGGTCGCCTGCGGGCCGATCTACCTCTTCGGGTCGGATTCCCTCAAGGAGACCTACCTCAAACCGCTGGCCGCCGGCAGGAAGATCGGCTCGTTCGCCCTGACGGAGCCTTCGGCGGGATCCGACCCGGCGAATCAGCACACGAAGGCCGTACGGGACGGGGACAGCTATGTTATCACCGGGAACAAGATCTTCATCAGCACGGGCAAGAACTCGGATGTCACGGTGGTGACCGCTTACACCGACAAGAGCAAGCGCCACCGCGGGATCAGCGCCTTCGTGGTCGAAAAGGGGACCCCGGGCTTTTCGGTCGGGAAGGAAGAGGAGAAGATGGGCCTCAGGGCCTCGGACACCGTGGAGCTGATCTTCGATGAGTGCCGCGTGCCGGCCGGGAACCTCCTCGGCCAGGAAGGGGACGGGTTCCTGATCGCCATGGCGTCTCTCGACGGCGGCCGGATCGGGATCGCCTCACAGTCGGTCGGGGTCGCTCAGGCCTGCCTCGAGGCCAGCGTGAGCTATGCCCGGGAGCGGGTCCAGTTCAACAAGAGCATCTCGCAGTTCCAGGGGATCCGCTGGATGATCGCCGATATGGCGCTCGAGATCGAGGCTGCGCGGCTGCTCACCTTCAACGCCGCCGCCATGCGGGACCGGGGTGAGAACTTCGGTGCGGCGGCCTCCATGGCCAAGCTCTACGCCTCGGAAATGGCCAACCGTGCCGCCTACAAGGCCATCCAGGTCCACGGCGGGTACGGGTACATGAAAGACTTCCCGGTGGAGCGCTACTACCGCGACGCGCGGGTCCTGACGATCTACGAGGGGACCTCCGAGATCCAGCGCCGCGTCATCGCCAAGTACATCTTCGGACGCTGA
- a CDS encoding Cupin domain protein, translating into MPQEQSSKPFGKRLAALRKKKGLTLKHLGNETGLAPKYISQVEKGEVIPPVAVILQLSKALEVDSSILLKEEKKRADEQSAEDYRKRTEDYTYENLTPEARHKHLKAFRIFIDPRSEHKGVSYQHPGEEFVYVLQGEVEVMVGENRNVLAPGQNVHFDSSIVHKLRNLSEVRAELLVVLYTP; encoded by the coding sequence ATGCCGCAAGAACAGTCGAGCAAGCCTTTCGGCAAGCGCCTCGCGGCGCTGCGGAAGAAAAAAGGCCTGACCCTCAAACATCTCGGCAACGAGACGGGGCTGGCGCCCAAATACATCTCCCAGGTCGAGAAGGGGGAGGTCATCCCCCCGGTCGCGGTGATTCTCCAGCTTTCGAAGGCCCTCGAGGTCGATTCCAGCATCCTCCTGAAGGAGGAGAAGAAGCGGGCGGACGAACAGTCCGCGGAAGACTACCGCAAACGCACGGAGGACTACACCTACGAAAACCTGACCCCCGAGGCTCGGCACAAGCACCTGAAGGCCTTCCGGATCTTCATCGATCCGCGATCGGAGCACAAGGGCGTCAGCTACCAGCACCCCGGTGAAGAGTTCGTCTACGTGCTTCAGGGAGAGGTGGAGGTCATGGTGGGCGAGAACCGGAATGTCCTCGCCCCGGGGCAAAACGTCCACTTCGATTCGTCCATCGTGCACAAGCTCAGGAATCTGAGCGAAGTGCGGGCCGAACTCCTGGTGGTGCTCTATACCCCCTAG
- a CDS encoding conserved hypothetical protein (Evidence 4 : Unknown function but conserved in other organisms) gives MHKGLWWLRQGVMALAALFFLLFGVYVLIAAYHLNDPFSFVMTFFASNLMILISLALLAGFVFQMFKVFKKSENGDRPDGPVV, from the coding sequence CTGCGTCAGGGCGTGATGGCATTGGCGGCGCTGTTTTTCCTCCTCTTCGGCGTCTATGTTCTCATCGCTGCCTACCATTTGAACGACCCCTTTTCCTTTGTCATGACCTTTTTCGCGTCCAACCTGATGATCCTGATCAGTCTTGCCCTTCTGGCAGGCTTTGTCTTTCAGATGTTCAAGGTTTTCAAGAAATCCGAAAATGGAGATCGGCCGGACGGACCGGTGGTTTGA